The Astyanax mexicanus isolate ESR-SI-001 chromosome 24, AstMex3_surface, whole genome shotgun sequence genome has a segment encoding these proteins:
- the mrto4 gene encoding mRNA turnover protein 4 homolog: protein MPKSKRDKKVSLTKTAKKGLEAKQNLIEELRKCVDTYRYVFIFSVENMRNNKLKDIRAAWKHSRFFFGKNKVMMIALGKGPTDEYKDNLHRVSKFLRGEVGVLFTNKTKEEVQEYFNSFKEVDYARSGNVAQMAVTLDEGPLEQFTHSMEPQLRQLGLPTALKKGVVTLIKDYEVCKEGDTLTPEQARILKLFGFEMAEFKLSIKCMWNSESGDFEMLDGDEGDQRDLEEDDEEEDEGIE, encoded by the exons ATGCCGAAGTCGAAGAGGGATAAGAAAG TCTCCTTGACAAAAACAGCCAAAAAGGGTCTAGAAGCAAAGCAGAACCTGATTGAAGAG CTCAGAAAATGTGTAGACACATACAGATACGTGTTCATATTCTCTGTGGAAAACATGAGAAACAACAAACTGAAAGATATCAGAGCAGCTTGGAAACACAGCCG TTTCTTTTTTGGAAAGAATAAGGTGATGATGATCGCACTCGGGAAAGGACCAACAGATGAATACAAGGATAATTTGCACCGG GTCAGCAAATTTCTGAGAGGAGAGGTGGGCGTCTTGTTCACGAACAAAACCAAGGAGGAGGTCCAAGA GTATTTTAACAGTTTCAAGGAGGTAGATTACGCACGGTCTGGTAATGTTGCACAGATGGCGGTGACGCTGGACGAAGGGCCGCTAGAACAGTTCACACACTCTATGGAGCCCCAGCTCAGACAGTTAGGACTGCCCACGGCTctcaaaaaag GAGTGGTGACATTAATAAAAGATTATGAAGTGTGTAAAGAGGGAGACACGCTCACTCCTGAACAGGCTCGTATCCTG aaaCTCTTTGGGTTTGAAATGGCCGAATTCAAATTGAGCATAAAGTGTATGTGGAACTCTGAATCTGGAGACTTTGAGATGTTGGATGGTGATGAAGGAGACCAGAGAGATcttgaggaggatgatgaagaggaggatgaagggaTTGAATAA
- the LOC111195357 gene encoding aflatoxin B1 aldehyde reductase member 4, which translates to MLFTVRAGLIPAQLRRFISMSSSQTARSKPPATLLGCMGFGDRADPELSGQMVHVFLKRGHQELDTAFIYTKGQSETIIGGMQLPETVRIATKANPWESNNLKPESVRSQLETSLKRLRTQSVHIFYLHAPDHQTPIQDTLQACNELHKEGKFKELGLSNYAAWQVSEIYSICKHNNWVLPTVYQGMYNATTRQVETELLPCLRNFGIRFYAYNPLAGGLLTGKYHYKDTDESHPDGRFFGHSWAVIYRDRYWNESHFYAIDGVLKALQAAYGSQKPTLTSAAMRWMYHHSELKGDLGDGVIIGMSSMEQLQENLTAAEEGPLKQEVVDAFKNGWNLVAHECPSYFR; encoded by the exons ATGCTGTTTACAGTGAGAGCAGGACTGATCCCAGCTCAGCTCAGACGGTTTATCAGCATGTCCTCCTCTCAGACAGCCCGGTCCAAACCCCCAGCGACCCTGCTGGGGTGCATGGGGTTCGGGGATCGGGCTGATCCGGAGCTGAGCGGACAGATGGTGCACGTGTTTCTGAAGAGAGGACACCAGGAGCTGGACACTGCCTTCATCTACACTAAAGGACAGTCAGAGACGATCATAGGGGGCATGCAGCTTCCTGAGACAG TTAGAATTGCCACCAAAGCGAACCCTTGGGAAAGCAATAACCTAAAACCGGAGAGTGTTCGCTCTCAGCTGGAGACGTCTCTAAAGAGGCTGCGCACCCAGAGCGTGCACATCTTCTACCTGCACGCCCCGGACCACCAGACCCCCATTCAGGACACACTGCAGGCCTGCAACGAGCTCCACAAAGAG GGAAAGTTTAAGGAGCTGGGATTATCAAATTATGCTGCCTGGCAAGTGTCTGAAATCTACTCCATCTGCAAACACAACAACTGGGTGCTCCCCACAGTCTACCAG GGAATGTACAACGCCACCACAAGACAAGTGGAGACAGAGCTGCTTCCATGTTTAAGAAACTTTGGAATTCGTTTCTATGCGTACAATCCTCTCGCAG GGGGTCTTCTCACTGGGAAATATCATTATAAGGACACAGATGAAAGCCATCCTGATGGACGCTTCTTTGGACATAGCTGGGCTGTTATCTACAGAGACAG GTACTGGAACGAGAGCCATTTCTATGCTATAGATGGTGTTCTGAAGGCTCTTCAGGCAGCATACGGTTCACAGAAGCCAACTTTAACATCAGCAGCCATGCGCTGGATGTATCACCACTCTGAGCTTAAG GGGGATCTTGGTGATGGTGTGATCATTGGGATGTCCAGTATGGAGCAGCTTCAGGAGAATTTAACAGCAGCTGAAGAAGGTCCTTTAAAGCAGGAAGTTGTGGATGCCTTCAAAAACGGCTGGAATCTGGTGGCCCACGAGTGTCCCAGCTACTTCCGTTAG
- the LOC103031836 gene encoding aflatoxin B1 aldehyde reductase member 4 has translation MLFTVRAGLIPAQLRLFTRFTSLRPPHCPRFISMSSSQAARSKPPATLLGSMAFGGRADAELSGQMVQVFLKRGHQELDTAFMYTEGQAEAIIGGMQLPETVKIATKANPWDGKTLKPESVRSQLETSLKRLHTQSVDIFYLHAPDHQTPVQETLQACNELHKEGKFKELGLSNYASWEVAEIYCICKHNNWVLPTVYQGMYNATTRQVETELLPCLRYFGIRFYAYNPLAGGLLTGKYHYEDKDGSQPAGRFFGNNWAAAYRDRYWKESHFYSIDGVLKALEAAYGSEKPSLTSAAMRWMYHHSQLKGDLGDGVIIGMSTMEQLQENLTAAEGGPLKQEVVDAFKKGWDLVAHECPNYFR, from the exons ATGCTGTTTACAGTGAGAGCCGGACTGATCCCAGCTCAGCTCAGACTCTTCACCAGATTCACCAGCCTCAGACCCCCACACTGTCCCCGGTTTATCAGCATGTCCTCCTCTCAGGCAGCCCGGTCCAAACCCCCAGCGACCCTGCTGGGCTCCATGGCGTTCGGGGGTCGCGCTGATGCGGAGCTGAGCGGACAGATGGTGCAGGTGTTTCTGAAGAGAGGACACCAGGAGCTGGACACTGCCTTCATGTACACAGAGGGACAGGCGGAAGCTATAATAGGGGGCATGCAGCTTCCTGAGACAG TAAAAATTGCAACCAAAGCGAACCCTTGGGATGGCAAGACCCTGAAGCCGGAGAGTGTTCGCTCTCAGCTGGAGACGTCTCTAAAGAGACTGCACACCCAAAGCGTGGACATCTTTTACCTGCATGCCCCGGACCACCAGACCCCCGTTCAGGAAACACTGCAGGCCTGCAACGAGCTCCACAAAGAG GGGAAGTTCAAAGAGCTGGGCTTATCTAACTATGCCTCCTGGGAAGTGGCTGAAATCTACTGCATCTGCAAACATAACAACTGGGTGCTCCCTACAGTCTACCAG gGAATGTACAACGCCACCACGCGGCAAGTAGAGACAGAGCTGCTTCCTTGCTTGAGATACTTCGGCATCCGTTTCTATGCGTACAATCCTCTCGCAG GAGGTCTGCTCACTGGGAAATATCATTATGAGGACAAAGATGGAAGCCAGCCAGCTGGACGCTTCTTTGGGAATAACTGGGCTGCTGCCTACAGAGACAG GTACTGGAAGGAGAGCCACTTCTATTCTATAGATGGTGTTCTGAAGGCTCTTGAAGCAGCATACGGTTCAGAGAAGCCATCATTAACTTCAGCTGCCATGCGCTGGATGTATCACCACTCTCAGCTAAAG GGGGATCTTGGTGATGGTGTGATCATTGGGATGTCCACTATGGAGCAGCTTCAGGAGAATTTAACAGCAGCTGAAGGAGGCCCACTGAAGCAAGAAGTTGTGGATGCCTTCAAAAAGGGCTGGGACCTGGTGGCCCACGAGTGTCCCAACTACTTCCGTTAG